The nucleotide window ATTGGCCGAGCATAACGTCTTGGATCACCTCGTCGACGGAGATCCCGCGCTGTTCGGCGGTGTCTTCGAGCTGGTTCATCACCAGTGGCGTCTTCACGTAACCGGTGCTGACTGAGTACGCGCGGATCTCGCCGTCGCCTTCGGCTGCGATCGACTGCGTGAGCCCGCGCAGTCCGAACTTCGAGACGTTGTAGCCGACCTTGTCGCTGGTGACGTAGTGGCCGTGGATCGAGCCCATGTTCCCCACGCAACCCGCACCATCCGCTGTCTCGCGAAAGTGTGGAATACAGAGCTTCGAAAGATACAGCGGCGCGCGGAGCATGACCTGATGCATTCGATCGTAGGTCGCCATCGGGAACTCCTCGATCGAGTCGATGTGTTGCATCCCGGCGATGTTGGCGAGATACTTGAGATCGCCCAGCTGCGCTGCCTCCTCGACGATTCGCTCGAGGTCCTCGTCGCTGGTCAGATCGCCCACGATCGACGTGATCGACCCCTCGAGGCCGAGGTCTTCGCCGCGGTCGATCGTCCCCTCGAGGCCGTCGGCGTCGATGTCTGTCGCCGCGACGGTGAGTCCGTTTCCGGCGGCACCGAGTGCGGTCGCACGGCCGATCCCCGATCCGGCTCCCGTCACCAGACAGACGTTCCGGTCGGTAAACGAGTCGTCGTCGAACCGTTGAATATCGTCGACGGCCACTGTCGGCGCCGTAAGCTGTGAGTCAGACATTTCGATTTCTGCGTGGATGTTTCGCCGAGTCACGCTAAAACACAACTGTTAACATATCAATGACGGGCCGCGCCGGGAGTCGGTCGGCCGACGAGAGATCAGTGGTGTATTAGCAACAGTCGTTGTCTCGATCCCCGTTTGATTGCCCATCCACGGTACTTAGTAGCAAATATTAAGCCCTTGTATGTGGCTTCTTGGCTCATATGATTGATCTCGATATCGACATGCGACAGTACGACTGTCCGTTCATCGACACAACTGACGACGTCGAGATCGCCTTTTCGGCCGTCCAGTGGCAACTGGACACCGACGACGAGCAACTCGAGACGCGATTGATCGCGAAAGGGGAGTCCGTTGGGACGCTCGAGTCCGGGTTGCGCGAACTTCGCGAGCACCCGAACATGCGGGAGTGTTACATTCTCTCGAAACGTGACAACGTGGCCGAGATCGGCACGACGATCGAGGAGACGAA belongs to Natronorubrum aibiense and includes:
- a CDS encoding SDR family NAD(P)-dependent oxidoreductase, translated to MSDSQLTAPTVAVDDIQRFDDDSFTDRNVCLVTGAGSGIGRATALGAAGNGLTVAATDIDADGLEGTIDRGEDLGLEGSITSIVGDLTSDEDLERIVEEAAQLGDLKYLANIAGMQHIDSIEEFPMATYDRMHQVMLRAPLYLSKLCIPHFRETADGAGCVGNMGSIHGHYVTSDKVGYNVSKFGLRGLTQSIAAEGDGEIRAYSVSTGYVKTPLVMNQLEDTAEQRGISVDEVIQDVMLGQSRVKEMMEPVDVANLFLFGFSDLGRHLDGGDLLFDGGMSVTYE